One Kineococcus radiotolerans SRS30216 = ATCC BAA-149 DNA window includes the following coding sequences:
- a CDS encoding inorganic diphosphatase, giving the protein MSTPVVFDATIEIPKGQRNKYEVDHETGRIRLDRMLFTSTRYPHDYGFIEGTLGEDGDPLDVLVILEEPTFPGCLISCRAIGMFHMRDEAGGDDKVLAVPAGDPRWEKIQDLGDISEFDRLEIQHFFETYKDLEPGKSVEGANWSGRAEAEKEIAASYERAAGTSYEAGAGHH; this is encoded by the coding sequence GTGAGCACCCCAGTCGTCTTCGACGCGACCATCGAGATCCCGAAGGGTCAGCGCAACAAGTACGAGGTCGACCACGAGACCGGGCGCATCCGCCTGGACCGCATGCTGTTCACCTCGACGCGCTACCCGCACGACTACGGGTTCATCGAGGGCACGCTGGGCGAGGACGGGGACCCGCTGGACGTCCTCGTCATCCTCGAGGAGCCGACGTTCCCCGGCTGCCTGATCAGCTGCCGCGCGATCGGCATGTTCCACATGCGCGACGAGGCCGGTGGCGACGACAAGGTCCTCGCCGTGCCCGCGGGCGACCCGCGCTGGGAGAAGATCCAGGACCTCGGCGACATCAGCGAGTTCGACCGCCTGGAGATCCAGCACTTCTTCGAGACCTACAAGGACCTCGAGCCCGGCAAGAGCGTCGAGGGCGCGAACTGGTCCGGTCGCGCGGAGGCCGAGAAGGAGATCGCGGCGTCCTACGAGCGCGCCGCGGGCACGTCCTACGAGGCCGGCGCCGGCCACCACTGA
- a CDS encoding MerR family transcriptional regulator codes for MSRLMQIGEVVERVGYSFRTIRYYDEMGLITPSQRSPGGFRLYTEMDVYRLLVLKRMKPLDFSLEEMRELLQVLDALDGRIPSETPREELFEKLDTFRAAADARVEKLRERLMMAEEFAQRLRDEADGRTDGGSPAPEPPVRETPAP; via the coding sequence GTGTCCCGACTCATGCAGATCGGCGAGGTCGTCGAACGGGTCGGCTACAGCTTCCGCACCATCCGGTACTACGACGAGATGGGCCTCATCACCCCCAGCCAGCGCAGCCCCGGCGGGTTCCGGCTCTACACCGAGATGGACGTCTACCGCCTGCTCGTCCTCAAGCGGATGAAGCCGCTGGACTTCTCCCTCGAGGAGATGCGCGAGCTGCTGCAGGTCCTCGACGCCCTCGACGGCCGCATCCCCTCCGAGACCCCGCGCGAGGAGCTGTTCGAGAAGCTCGACACCTTCCGCGCCGCCGCCGACGCCCGCGTCGAGAAGCTGCGCGAGCGGCTCATGATGGCCGAGGAGTTCGCCCAGCGGCTGCGCGACGAGGCCGACGGCCGCACCGACGGCGGCTCCCCCGCCCCCGAGCCCCCCGTCCGCGAGACGCCCGCCCCCTGA
- a CDS encoding SMP-30/gluconolactonase/LRE family protein has protein sequence MAAAERITDRLVGHGEGPCWSPTWGGLRFVDLNEGDIVTLDASGATSRRHYGDVVAITRPRIGGGAVVAVERGIVLEDADGTLNPLPELWGPRVRMRMNEGGCDPDGRFYAGNMAYDQADGKGVGRAAVFRLDADGTTSVVVEEATISNGLGWSPDGTLAYYNDTPTGRTDVFDYSREGGLTNRRPFAQVNDESGRNNPDGLTVDAEGGVWTALFGGSAVRRYAPDGTLDAVVEVGARQVTACTFGGEDYSELFITTSREGLDDDDDPAAGSIFRFVPGVKGMPALPYAG, from the coding sequence GTGGCAGCAGCGGAGCGGATCACCGACAGGCTCGTGGGGCACGGCGAGGGGCCGTGCTGGTCGCCGACGTGGGGAGGGCTGCGGTTCGTCGACCTCAACGAGGGTGACATCGTCACCCTCGACGCGTCCGGGGCGACCAGCCGGCGCCACTACGGGGACGTGGTGGCGATCACCCGGCCGCGGATCGGCGGGGGAGCGGTCGTGGCGGTGGAGCGCGGGATCGTGCTCGAGGACGCCGACGGCACGCTGAACCCGCTGCCGGAGCTGTGGGGCCCGCGGGTCCGGATGCGGATGAACGAGGGCGGCTGCGACCCCGACGGCCGCTTCTACGCCGGGAACATGGCCTACGACCAGGCCGACGGCAAGGGCGTCGGGCGCGCGGCGGTCTTCCGCCTCGACGCCGACGGCACGACGTCGGTCGTCGTCGAGGAGGCCACGATCTCCAACGGCCTGGGCTGGAGCCCGGACGGGACGCTGGCCTACTACAACGACACCCCCACCGGGCGCACCGACGTCTTCGACTACAGCCGCGAGGGCGGGCTGACGAACCGCCGGCCCTTCGCGCAGGTCAACGACGAGTCCGGGCGCAACAACCCCGACGGCCTGACCGTGGACGCCGAGGGCGGGGTCTGGACGGCGCTCTTCGGCGGCTCGGCGGTGCGCCGCTACGCCCCGGACGGGACGCTGGACGCCGTCGTCGAGGTCGGTGCGCGCCAGGTCACCGCGTGCACCTTCGGCGGGGAGGACTACTCCGAGCTGTTCATCACGACCTCCCGCGAAGGGCTCGACGACGACGACGACCCGGCGGCGGGGAGCATCTTCCGCTTCGTGCCCGGGGTGAAGGGGATGCCGGCGCTGCCCTACGCGGGCTGA